A region of Emys orbicularis isolate rEmyOrb1 chromosome 20, rEmyOrb1.hap1, whole genome shotgun sequence DNA encodes the following proteins:
- the LINGO4 gene encoding leucine-rich repeat and immunoglobulin-like domain-containing nogo receptor-interacting protein 4 produces MVAGPFLDSPFSWACWHPLFFLALEALLTGSSWSCPSRCHCSSQDRSVFCNRRRLTTVPGGIPPESELLDLSKNRIRTLHQGMFSRLQPLKELDLSENIISNIEPGAFNSLQKLMILRLKSNQLKIVPPGIFTGLPNLTILDISENKIVIFLDHSFKDLFNLRKLEAGDNHLVFISPQAFSGLLRLQQLTLEKCNLTGVPQLALSQLHHLVELRFKVLNISILHNYSFQRLHRLNVLEINRWPFLATLEPRSLLGLNLTSLSITKCNLSAVPYEAFRHLVYLQYLDLSHNPISEIHGKRLNDLSRLQEFHLSGGRLATIATSAFQGLNYFRLLNVSANALRTLEEGVFHSVGNLEILRLDRNPLACDCRLLWIIRRRRRLNFGGQQPACASPTTVKGKVFKDFSDVLLPSHFTCRKSKIPDKTPQQVSVEEGGKATLNCKGEGDPHPIVYWVSPHNIRLDSNHKGRMRVFTDGTLEIDYALAQDSGTYHCVASNVAGNDTLLAHLHVSKPSAQLGNDSFLFSNSSEAFQPSLINVGTLVGVLAMGILPFLSSVAVCFVFIFFWSKSKGKVKHHATFEFVPHYPHAAWNKPRNSGGGGKFAMKLM; encoded by the coding sequence ATGGTGGCTGGGCCTTTCCTAGACTCCCCCTTCTCTTGGGCTTGTTGGCATCCCCTGTTCTTCCTTGCCCTGGAGGCCCTCCTGACAGGATCCAGCTGGAGCTGCCCTTCCAGGTGCCACTGCtcctcccaggacaggtctgtctTCTGCAACCGCCGGCGCCTGACCACCGTGCCGGGCGGGATCCCCCCGGAGTCTGAGCTCCTGGACCTGAGCAAGAACCGGATCAGGACCTTGCACCAGGGCATGTTCTCCCGCCTGCAGCCCTTGAAGGAGCTGGACCTGAGCGAGAACATCATCTCCAACATCGAGCCCGGAGCCTTTAACAGCCTGCAGAAGCTGATGATCCTGAGGCTGAAGAGTAACCAGCTGAAAATCGTCCCGCCTGGAATCTTCACCGGCCTCCCTAACCTCACCATCCTTGACATCAGTGAGAACAAGATCGTCATCTTCCTGGACCACTCCTTCAAAGACTTGTTCAACCTTAGGAAGCTGGAGGCCGGGGACAACCACCTGGTCTTCATCTCACCGCAAGCCTTCAGCGGGCTCCTCCGCCTGCAGCAGCTCACCCTGGAGAAGTGCAACTTGACGGGCGTGCCCCAGCTGGCCCTCTCCCAGCTTCACCACCTGGTCGAGCTCCGGTTCAAGGTCCTCAACATCAGCATCCTCCACAACTACTCCTTCCAGAGGCTGCACCGCTTGAACGTGCTGGAGATCAACCGCTGGCCTTTCCTGGCGACGCTGGAGCCCCGCAGCCTCTTGGGACTGAACTTGACCTCCTTGTCCATCACCAAGTGCAACCTCAGCGCCGTCCCTTACGAGGCGTTCAGGCATTTGGTTTATCTCCAGTACCTGGATCTCTCCCACAACCCCATCTCGGAAATCCATGGCAAGAGGCTGAACGACCTTTCACGCCTTCAGGAATTCCACCTCTCCGGAGGCAGGCTGGCCACCATCGCCACCAGTGCCTTCCAAGGACTCAACTACTTCCGGCTGCTCAATGTCTCGGCTAACGCCCTGAGGACCTTGGAAGAAGGGGTCTTCCACTCGGTGGGGAACCTGGAGATCCTGCGGTTAGACAGGAACCCCCTGGCCTGTGACTGCCGGCTCCTATGGATTATCCGAAGGCGACGCAGGCTTAACTTCGGAGGGCAGCAGCCCGCCTGCGCGAGCCCCACGACGGTCAAAGGGAAAGTCTTCAAGGACTTCTCCGACGTCCTCCTGCCCAGTCACTTCACCTGCAGGAAGTCTAAGATCCCAGACAAGACGCCTCAGCAGGTGAGTGTGGAAGAGGGGGGCAAAGCAACCCTGAACTGCAAGGGCGAAGGGGATCCACACCCAATCGTCTACTGGGTGTCGCCTCATAACATCCGCCTGGACTCCAACCACAAGGGGCGGATGAGGGTCTTCACAGATGGCACCTTGGAGATTGACTATGCCTTAGCCCAGGACAGTGGCACCTACCACTGCGTTGCCAGCAACGTAGCAGGGAACGACACTTTGCTGGCGCACCTTCACGTGAGCAAGCCCTCCGCCCAGTTGGGCAACGACTCGTTCCTGTTCTCCAACAGCTCGGAGGCCTTCCAGCCGTCCCTCATCAACGTGGGCACGCTGGTGGGAGTCTTGGCCATGGGCATCCTGCCGTTCCTCAGCTCGGTCGCCGTCTGCTTCGTCTTCATCTTCTTCTGGAGCAAGAGCAAAGGGAAGGTCAAGCATCACGCCACCTTCGAGTTCGTCCCTCACTATCCCCACGCGGCCTGGAACAAGCCACGCAACAGCGGCGGCGGTGGCAAGTTTGCCATGAAACTCATGTGA